TATCCAGCGTGATGAAGAGATTGTTCCAGCGAAAATCCTTGTTGGTAGCCCAAATATTGTACGGATAAAACAAATAGCGTAAATCCTGCACCTGTAAATATCCCGATCATCCAGCCTTTTGCTTTGCCCTTTATTCCTGCTGCGAGCCCTCCCAGAAATAAACTGATGAGACCGATGACAAAAGTGACCCATGACAGAGCAGGTTCGTTAAATGTAGTAAATCGAAGTAATAATGCTAATACAAAGCTAGCGACCATCATTAAGCCCAATACAATGATCCATCCATATAATAATGCAACCCATTGCTTACTGCGCATGATCATTCCCTCCTTTCCAGATTGTCCACCTATGTTCATCCTATTCACCTTGAAAAAATAATAGACGAAAAATATTTTCTTTTTTTGTTACATATAGTTGGAGTAAAGAATGATATAGGCAAGAAAAGAAAGTGGGGGTTTGGTTGGAAATTATTATAGCCTCATTCATTTTTATTTGTTGTTATGTATTTATTATGACAGAGCAAATTAATCGTGCACTGGTTACTTTAACTGGTGGCGTATTGCTCTTATTGACTGGAATCTATTCTGCCGAGCGTATGTTAACAGAATATATTGATTGGAATACAATCGCGCTCTTATTTGCCATGATGGTATTAATTGCCATCACAGAAAAAACAGGTTTGTTTGCTTATATGGCGATTCGTTTTGCACAAAAAGTGAGAGGTGCACCAATCCCTCTTTTGATTGGCGCGGGGGTATTAACAGGAATTGGCTCAGCATTGCTGGATAATGTAACAACGGTATTAATTTTTGTTCCAATAATGCTCAAAATTACGAAACTGTTAAAGTTGCCCGCGTTTCCGTATTTACTCATAATTATTTTCAGTTCCAATATTGGCGGTGCGGCAACATTGATTGGGGACCCGCCTAATATTATGATCGGACAAGCGGTAGAGCATTTAACCTTTTCGTCATTTTTGATCCATATGGCTCCCATCGCCGTTATCCTATTCGGGATCATGCTTGTCTTTGTTTGGGTATTGTTTCGAAAGTCCTTACGACGGACGAGCTTGGATGTCAAAGAGTTGCTAGCAATGGACGCGCAAGCTTATTTGCATCGAACACCAATGTTGTATCAATCAATCACGGTTCTCTTATTAACAATAATCGGTTTTTTACTACATGCATTTTTGTATGTTGAATTGACTACTGTAGCGTTATCTGGCGCTATATTACTACTTCTATTGACGGAAAAAGAAGTGGCAGCAGAGCAAATATTTGCAAAAATAGAGTGGGTTACATTGTTCTTTTTTATTGGGTTATTTACTCTAGTAGGTGGTTTAGAAGAAGTAGGCGTCATTGATGAAATCGCGAGGGCAATCGTAGTAATTACCAATGGAGACTATGTACAAACAGCATTGTTGATTTTATGGGTCTCCGGTTTGTTTTCTGGTATTGTGGATAATATCCCTTTTGTCGCTGCGATGATTCCAGTTGTTCAAGAATTTGAAAGCTATGGAATGGTGTATTTAGATCCAATTTGGTGGGCATTGGCTTTAGGTGCATGTTTAGGGGGAAACGCAACGTTGATCGGAGCTTCTGCTAATGTAGTGGTGGCAGGTTTAGCTGAAGGAGCGAAGGAAAGTATATCGTTTATTCGCTTTTTACTATACGGATTTCCACTCGTAATTATATCATTGATTGTTGCTACCATTTATCTCTATATTCGCTATTTACTACCATATATCGGATAAAAGAAAAAAAAGGGGGCACACTAAAAAAACAGCTGATTAGAAAAATGAACCATAAATCGTCCATGTATACGTAAGATTTTAGCGTATGTAGAATGCTGCGGGAACAGCCTCTGGAAAGCGAAGTATATTGACGTAGCGATGATAGGAATTTTTTAATACAAACAAGCCGAACAATTATAAAGTGTTCGGCTTTTGCTATATAGTTATTTTCTTATGCCCCGGTCTGACTATTTTTTATGGGTATTTATCGCGAATGTAAGTTCGCCATTGATTGAAGAAGCTTTTATCCCGCATATAAGGTGCTGTAAGACCCCCACTTCAGGATTTTGGATAATCTGTACTGTAAAAGTCTAAGTAGGAGATAACAGCACCTAAATGCCCGATTCGTTCATCTAACAATCAGTGGGTGGATGAATGAACCACCCTCTGGTTGAAGATTCATTTTATTGGCTATAGGCTATTTGGTTGAATTAATAAATGTCAAACCCTTTGTTTGAAAATAACGATAAATATCTATAATCAATTTAAAACCATTTTTGTAAGAAAGGAATCTGTTTTAGCTCTTCTTTCGTAATAAAACGGAGCAAAAAGAGAAATAGTACATAAATGCAACAGAATACACCTAATATACCAATTAATAACAAAAGTCCGCCATGCATATTATCATATATATTTTTTAGAAGTTCACCTACTCCCCATGTCATTAGTAAAAGTGAAATCATTTTTAAAATATCTAAAACCGGGATACTAAATTTAATGGCTTTATATAAAGCACCTAAATGTAAAAGTGTAATTAATACAACACTTAAGGAAATAGCTAAGGCGACTCCCATAATTCCAAAACTCGGATTGGAAGCGAGTAAAAATAGGACAGTGAGTTTGCAGAATGCTCCAATCAGGCTGTTCCACATGGCAGCTTTAGCAAGGTCAAGAGCTTGTAATGCTGCTTGTAATGGAGCTTGGATATAAAGTAAAATAAAAAATGGAGCCATTAAAATAATAAATTTACTTGCATTAGCGGATCCATACATATATGTTAAAATAGGTATGGAAAATAAGGTTAGTACAATCGTGGCTATTGCACCAGATGCAAACGAAATGCGGATCGCTTGATGGATTCGATAGTGAATCAAATTTATACTTTTCGTTGCTTCTGCTTCCGAAATAGAAGGGACTAGAGCAACGGACAGGGATTGGGTAATAAATGTCGGTAAAAATAGTAAAGGGAGTACATAGCCTGTTAACTCTCCATATTGTTTCGTTGCCAAAGTACTGGAAACACCGGCAATTGCGAGACTTTGCGCAACTAAAATCGGCTCTAGAAAATGCGAAATAGAAGCAATGAAGCGACTGCCTGTACTAGGTAAAGCAATAGAGAACAGCTCTTTTAATGTCGTTCTACTTGTTGATAAATAGGAGAAAAAGTTTTTTCTTACTTTCATGTGCTTTTTTCGATTGAATTGGCGCATCATATAGATAAGTGAGACAAGTTCCCCTAAAATAATACTAAACATTGCTCCTGCTGCAGCATATTCAAGCCCAAAAGGCAATAGTAATTTCACAAATAATGCTACACAACTAATACGTACTACTTGTTCCAGTACTTGTGCATAGCTTTGTGGTTTCATATTTTGTTTGCCTTGAAAGTAGCCCCGCAAGACGGATGAAATAGCGATAATGGGGATAATTGGGCTGATTGCCAGTAATGGATACAATGTTCTTTGATCTGTAAGTAGGTGAGTTGCGACAAAAGGAGTCGCTAGTATCATTAAAGTGGAAAAAATGATACTGGAAATACCAGTAATCACTAATGATACAATGACGATTTGTTTGGTTTTCGCTTTATCACCGCGAGCTTCTGCTTCAGCAATTCGTTTCGAGATAGCTACAGGTAAGCCAAGTTGAGTTAGCGTAATAACGAGGAAAAATGTTGGTAAAGCCATCATGTATAGACCGACGCCTTCTTCCCCAATTAATCGTGCAACAACAATCCGATTAATAAATCCAAGAAATCGAGTGATCATACCTGCTAGAATAAGAATAAGTGTACCTTGTAAAAATGTTTGTTTCGTCATCTAGACGACCTGCCTTCTCAAATAATGGAATATCATATACAATGATATATATGCGAAAGGATAGGCCAAGCATGACAAGAATAGAAATTTTCATACTCCATAAAAGGAGGGAGTTTTGTTGGAAATTGTACAAACAGTATCTGAATGGAAAGAGATGGTTACTCCAGCTTTACAAAGTAAGGCGGAGGAATTTCATTTAATGGGATATGCAGAAGCAACAGCAGAAGATGTTTGGAAATGCCTAATGCAAAAAGTATGGAAAGGTGATCCTGAAAAACGAATCTATGAAGTGGTACAGGATATTTTCCAATTAACAACCGTGACTTATATTAGTTACTTAACCGTAAATGCGTATCAAAATGATGATTTGTTTGCATCAATTGCGGCTGTAACAAATGCAGAGCAATAGTGAAAAATAAAGTACTTACATATCGATTTACCCTAACGATAAAAGGGAGGCCATTTTGGAATGAAAAATAGAGGCAGAATTGTTGCCTTTTTTCTAATCGTACTCGTTTTCGCTGGTACAATTGGAACGACGGTTACAGGAATTACGAAAGATATTAATTTAGGATTGGATTTACAAGGTGGATTTGAAGTTTTATATGAAGTGGAACCTGTTGATGAAGCTCAAGAAGTAGACCGAACAACATTGGAATCGACGGTTGAGACATTGAATGATCGCGTTAACCGTCTTGGAATTAGTGAAGCAAGTATTGATATTGAAGGGGAAGACAGAATTAGAGTGCAGCTTGCCGGAGTGGAAAACCAGTCCGAAGCAAGAGAATTACTTTCAACGACGGCACAGCTTTCCTTTCGAGATGTCAATGATAATGAGCTTTTAAGTGGTAATGACGTAAAAGAAAATAGTGCAAAACAAGATTTTGATCCGAACAGTAATCAACCAATTGTTACATTAGAGTTAAAAGATGCTGAAAAGTTTGGTGACGTAACAAGCAAAATTAAGGATATGAATAATCCAGATACACCTTATCCGGATAATCTGCTAGTTATTTGGATGGATTATAAAAAAGGAGATTCTTATGCAGAAGAATATCAAAAGGATGAGCCTAAGTTTGTCTCAGCTCCTAGTGTTAACCAAACGTTAAACACGAGCCAAGTGATGATTAGTGGAAATTTCACCGTGGAATCCGCAAAACAGTTAGCTAATGTCATTAATTCTGGTTCTTTACCAGTACATATGGAAGAAAAGTATTCCACGTCGGTAGGTGCGCAGTTTGGGGAACAAGCGTTAAATAAAACCGTTTTTGCAGGTTTCATCGGTGTGGGGCTAATTTTTCTCTTTATGATAGCTGTCTATCGTTTTCCAGGATTAATTGCGGCTATCAATTTAACGATTTATATTTATCTTATTCTGTTTGTATTTGAATTGATGAACGGCGTACTAACATTACCAGGTATTGCGGCGCTTATCCTAGGAGTTGGGATGGCCGTAGATGCTAATGTCATCACTTTTGAACGTATTAAAGAAGAATTACGTAGCGGAAAATCAATCATATCGTCATTTAAAGCTGGGACGAAAAACTCACTGTCGACCATATTAGATGCGAATATTACGACGTTAATAGCAGCGTCTGTTTTATTTATTTTTGGTACAAGTTCCGTTAAAGGTTTTGCAACGATGCTAATCGTCAGTATCCTAGTAAGCTTTATAACTGCGGTCTTTGGTACGCGACTGTTGTTAAGTTTATGGATTAAGAGTCCATTTTTAAAACGTCGCCTTAGCTGGTTTGCAGTGAAGAAAGCAGACATTAAAGATATTAAAGATAAGCAAGAAGACGAACCGAAACTGTTTAATCGGGAGATCAATGTCGTCAATCACCGGAAAAAGTTTTTTTGGATATCGACCATTATGGTTGTGTTAGGTATCGTATCACTTGCCCTATTTAGATTAAACCCAGGTATTGATTTTACCAGTGGTTCTAGAATTGAGATTTTAGCAGATACAAGCGTTACGACAGCGGAAATAGAGAATGAGTTTAATGATCTTGGACTAGAAGTCAAGTCCATTGTATCGTCAGGGGAAAACGGGGAAATGGCGATTGCTCGTTTTGACAAGGTATTAGAAAAAGACACGATTGCAGAGGTGAAAGCACACTTTAATGATGCATATGGCCATGAACCAAACGTAAGTGTCGTTTCACCGATTGTTGGTGAGGAACTTGTGAAAAATGCGGCTTATGCAGTTGCCATCGCTTCTGTTTTTATGATTATTTATGTCACCATTCGCTTTGAATTCTTTTTCGCTATAACTGCGATTATTGCTTTATTACATGATGCATTCTTTATGATTGCTATTTTTAGTGTGACACAAATTGAATTTGATATAACGATTATAGCGGCTATCCTAACGATTGTCGGATATTCTATAAACGATACAATTGTTACCTTTGACCGTATAAGAGAGAACTTGAGGAAAAAGAAAAAAGTCAAATCGTTCAAAGAGCTTGCGATTATTGTTAACCGCAGTTTGGTACAAACGTTTATACGTAGTATAAATACATCCATTACAACATTAATCGCCGTACTAGCATTTCTGTTTTTAGGCGCTGAATCCATTGGTGGATTTGCGATTGCTCTAACGTTTGGTCTAGTAGCTGGTACGTATTCGTCGCTTTTCATAGCCTCACAGCTTTGGCTCGTATGGCGAGGTAAAATGATTAAGAAAAAACCAGTTGATTTTACAAAGAAAAAACGTGTAGAAGGTCCACAAGTATAATATAATAACGAGGCTGTTCTAAAGCTGACTGCTTTTGAATTAGCCTCTTTTCTTTTAAGCAAAAAAGGAATGAAGTGAGATACGTTTTGCGTAGAATTTAGCATGTGTTATACATCTCTGATAGTAATGTGAAAGTTTTCCAACTGTTAATAACTATGATATGGGTTTAAAAACCGAAATGTTTATAAATGAGTAAATTTGGGAAAATATTAGCGCGTGCATCATACAGAGGAGGTCGAAAGATGAAGGGTCAAACCTATGTTATTTTTGCTATTATTTTTGTTATTATTGTAGCTGTATTTGCTGTTACAAACGTGGAGACGGTTGAAGTAAACTATCTTTTCTGGTCTGCAGAATCGCCATTAATTCTTGTGATTTTATTTTCTGTTCTCATGGGCGGTTTAATTACTGCAACAGTTGGATTAATAAAAATGTATCGCATGCAAAGAGAGATGAAACGCCTGGAAGCAGAAAATTTCAATTTGATGAACAAATTAGAAGAAGAAGATATTCCATATCACCAAGTAGAAAATGAAACTGTTTCAATGATAGAGGAGGAAAAGCAGTAGCTATATTTTAAAGCATAAGCTAGTTATCAAATGATAAAAAATAGTCCAATAAAGGAAATCTAGTTGCCCCCCTTGTATTTGATTATGTATAATGAATTGGTCAGGGGGGCAAATTATGTTGTTAAGTAAGGCTAATTGGAAGTTTATAGGTAAAGAAAAAGTGAACTTTAAATGGGACGATTCCTCGCAAGTTTCCCCTATTATAGAAGAGTTATTATTACAAAGAGGGATAACGACCAAACAAGCTGTATCCAAATTTCTAAAACCCGATTTGAATGATTTACACAGTCCAGATAATCTTCTTTCGATAGATAAAGCGGTAAAGCGAGTACAGAAAGCGATTCAACAAGGCGAAAAAGCACTTGTCTTTGGCGATTATGATGCGGATGGAGTTACTGCTACAACAGTGATGATAAAGGCATTACAAGAGCTTGGTGCTCAATGTGATTATTATATTCCAAATCGATTCACTGAAGGTTATGGACCGAATGAAGCTGCTTTTCGTCAAGCACATCGAGAAGGATATACGTTAATTATTACTGTAGATACAGGTATCGCTGCAGTTGAAGAAGCGAAAGTAGCAAAAGAATTGGACATTGATTTAATAATCACAGACCACCATGAAGTCCAGAAAGAATTGCCTGATTGTTATGCGATTATTCATCCAAAATGCTCACCAGATTATTTATTTCAAGAATTAGCCGGCGTAGGAGTGGCATTTAAATTTGCACAAGCTTTACTTGGGTATGTTCCAAAACATCTATTAAGCTTTGTTGCGATAGGGACGGTGGCAGATCTTGTACCTTTATTGGACGAGAATCGGATTTTGGTTTACTACGGCTTAAAGGAGTTAGCAAATACAACCCATCATGGATTGAAAGCGCTGAAACAGACTGCCAATATAGATGGAATTGTGACCGAAGAAGATATAGGTTTTGTTATCGGTCCTAGATTAAATGCTGTGGGCAGATTGCAGTCAGCAGACATGGCGGTGGAATTAATGCTGACTGAAGATCCAGAAGAGGCAAAAACCATTGCAGAAGAAATGGAAGTGCTAAATCGTGAACGCCAACAATTGGTTCAGCAGATTGTCGAAGAAGCAGAACAGATGTTGGCAAACGAAGCAGAACAAGGGGTTATTGTGGTTGCAAAAGAAGGCTGGAATGAGGGCGTATTAGGGATTGTTGCATCAAAACTAGTTCGCAAGTGGGACAAACCGGCTATCGTACTTTCCATAAAAGCTGATCAAGGGATTGCTAAAGGATCCGCAAGAAGCATCCCAGCTTTTGATTTGTTCCAAAATTGCATGAAAGTAAGTCATTTGTTTCAGCAATTCGGAGGGCATTCACAAGCTGCAGGAATGACATTGGAGATAGCGCAAGTTAAGCCATTGTATCAAGCTTTAAACGAACAAATTATGCAGCAATTATCAGAAGAAGATTATAAGCAAGAACTTAGCGTTAACTCAACTTTACCTGTTTCGCAAGTAACGTTATCGTTAATTGAAGCTATTCAACAATTAGCTCCATTTGGAATGCATAATCCAAAACCATTATTTCATATCAAAGCGGTTCCTGAGCAACCGCGGCAAATCGGCAGTATGAAAAACCATCTTAAGCTACAATTTAAAGCAGACGATAAGCAGCTTGATGCGATCGGTTTTGGAATAGGTGAACTATACCATTATTTAACTCCGCGCACTCCCATTAACATAGTAGGGGAACTTACTATTAATGAATGGAACGGCAATCGAAAGCCGCAATTCATGATTCAAGATATGTCAATTGATGAGTGGCAATTGTTTGATCATCGTGGAAAGCGTCAAACGAATTTAGAATTATTCGTTCATGCTAGTCCATTGATTTACAGTGTCGGAGATGAGCAGCGAGCACAGTCGTTAGGGGTTCCCCATCAGACATACGAAGATGACTGGTCTTCCATCGGAGAGCTGGATACATTATTTATATTTACGATGCCTTCATGTTTAAATGACTTAGAAGAAGTACTGAAGCAAACGAAACCAAAAAATATTCATGTATGTTATTATGTAGAAGATAGCACTTATTTACGCGCTTTTCCTACCAGAGACGACTTTAAATGGATGTATGGTTTTTTACAACAGCAAAAAGTAGTCTCTCTTGATAAAGAGCTGCCTGCATTTTCGCACACAAAAGGGTGGAGTAAAGAAAAATTATTGTTTATTATCCATGTATTTTATGAGCTTCGTTTTATACACATAGAAGGTAGAAAGATCCAACTAGTGAATAACCCATTAAAAAGGGATTTACAGGATTCGAAGACATATCAAAAACGCATGCAACAAGCTGAGATTGAAAGGAAGCTGTATTACTCTAATTATGAACAATTAAAGAACTACTTTACAAACTGTATGGAACATTTGGGAAGACCCAAGGAGGAACTTAGTTATGGACTTTAAAAAGCACATTAAAATTGTTGAAAATTGGCCAAAAGAAGGAGTTAAATTTAAAGATATTACACCGTTAATGGCTAATGGAGAGGCCTTTCACTCAGCTGTAGATGAAATTGTAGCTTATGCGAAAGAAAAGCAAATTGACGTTGTTGTAGGCCCGGAAGCAAGGGGGTTTATCATCGGATGCCCTGTTTCTTATTCACTTGGTGTAGGTTTTGCTCCGGTAAGAAAGGAAGGGAAACTTCCTCGTGAAGTAATTAAAGTAGATTATGGTTTGGAATATGGAAAAAATGTTTTAACTATTCATAAGGATGCGATTAAGCCGGGACAACGCGTATTAATCACCGATGATTTACTGGCAACAGGGGGAACGATTCAAGCAACAATTCAATTGGTTGAAGAACTTGGAGGAATTGTTGTTGGCTGTGCATTTTTTATTGAGTTAAGCTACCTTAATGGAATGGAAAAACTAAAAGGCTATGATGTATTAACCTTGATGCGGTATTAAACGGCTAACAGGGGGTCTGACGATCAGTAATCGTTAGGCCTATTGTTATAAGTTAAAAGCCGCCTACAGCGTACAAAGAAGTTTACAAGCAATCATTACTAGATACATTTAAAAAACGGAACACAAAAGTAAATACCGGTTTACTAATTCACAATTACAAAGCTATTTTTAAGGATGCAATTTACTATAGCATCCAACAGAATAAAGACATCCTTCGTACATACATTACACCTAGCCAAGCTTTTCTCTTATGTTAATGTTGCCCGAGTGATCCTATGTTCTACTTCTGTGAATAACGCTCTCCCCAATAAAGTGAATCTTCAATCAGTGGGGGGGGCATTCATCCTCCACTGTTTGTTAGTGCCGTCGTAATTGTATGACCTAAAGGCCGCTTACGAAATAGGGCATTTAGGTGCTGTTATCTCCCACTTAGACTTGTTGCAGTACAAGATTATCCAACTCCTGAAGTTGGAGTCTTACAGCACCTTATATACGGGGGGAATTTGAATGGAGCCCGGTTGTCATTGCTAAACGTGTGCTTACGCTCTTCGTACTTCTTAATCATAAAAAATGTATTAATTCTATGGAGTGATTAGACTTATAAGTTTGTTCAAACTTGAATTTTCTCTAAGTTATCCTAATTTGGCTGATTCTAACAATGGACACATGCAGGTTAAAAGCATATAATGTAACTATTTAAAGTAATAATTAGACTCGATATAGCGAATAAAGGTGATTTTTAATGGCAAAAACCGATATTATGACAATAGATGATATTTTAAATAAGGCAGGTCAGTATCTGTCGGAAGAGGATACTGCTTTTATTCGCCAAGCATACGAATTTGCCGAAGAGGCTCATGCCGAACAGTTTAGAAAATCTGGCGAGCCGTATATTATTCATCCTGTACAGGTGGCTGGAATACTAACAGAACTAGGGATGGATGCTGAAACGATTGCAGGAGGATTTCTACATGATGTGGTTGAAGATACGAATGTGTCTGTAGAAGATGTTGAGGAAGCGTTTAATCATGAAGTTGCTATGCTAGTTGATGGGGTTACTAAATTAGGGAAGATAAAGTATAAATCGAAAGAGGCGCAGCAAGCAGAAAATCATCGAAAAATGTTTGTTGCAATGGCAAAGGATATTCGTGTGATTTTAATTAAATTAGCTGATCGCTTGCATAATATGCGTACGTTGAAGCATTTACCTCCGGAAAAACAGCGGCGAATAGCAAATGAAACGTTAGAAATCTTTTCCCCGCTTGCTCATCGATTAGGGATTTCGACAATTAAATGGGAATTAGAGGATACGGCATTGCGCTATTTAAACCCACAGCAATATTATCGAATCGTTCAATTGATGAAGCAAAAAAGAGAGCAGCGCGAATCATATATTAGGGAAGTAATGGAACAAGTTTCCAAACAATTAAGAGAAATGAATATTGAAGCAGAATTATCTGGTAGACCAAAGCATTTATACAGCATTTATCGTAAAATGGTCAAACAAAATAAGCAATTTAATGAAATCTATGATTTACTTGCTGTCCGGATTTTGGTCAATAGTATTAAGGATTGCTATGCTGTTCTGGGTATTATTCATACATGTTGGAAACCAATGCCTGGAAGGTTTAAAGATTATATTGCGATGCCAAAGCCAAACCTTTATCAATCTTTGCACACGACAGTGATTGGTCCCAAAGGGGATCCTTTAGAAGTGCAAATTCGTACAAGAGAAATGCATGAAATCGCTGAATATGGAATTGCTGCTCATTGGGCTTACAAAGAAGGTAAGCAAGTAAATATGGATAAGCAATCCTTTGAAGAAAAATTGACATGGTTTCGGGAGATTTTGGAGTGGCAAAACGATACACATGATGCAGAAGAATTTATGGAATCCTTAAAGGTTGATTTATTCTCTGACATGGTATATGTATTTACTCCAAAAGGAGATGTCATTGAACTTCCTGCTGGTTCTGTGCCGTTAGATTTTGCTTATAAGATTCATACGGAAATCGGGAATAAAACGATTGGAGCTAAAGTGAACGGTAAGATGGAACCACTTGATTATAAGTTGAAAAACGGCGATATCGTTGAAGTAATGACGTCAAAACATTCTTATGGACCTTCGCAAGATTGGCTTAAAATAACCCAGACTTCACAGGCGAAAAGTAAAATAAAGCAATTTTTCAAAAAACAACGTCGTGAAGAAAATGTATTAAAGGGGAAAGAAGCAGTTGATCGTGAAATTCGGAGCCTTAATATAGAGCCAAAAGATGTCTTAACACAAGAAGATTTGCAGCGTGTGTACGAGAAGTATAATTTTTCTAGCGCAGATGATATGTATGCAGCTGTTGGTTATCAAGGAATTACGGCTGCTGCCATTGCCACAAAATTAACAGAAAAATTAAGACAATCTCGCGAAAAACAACAAGCTCTTGAACAAACTATTGAAGAAGTAAAAACAGATGTAAAGCAAAAGAAAGTTAATAAACGTGATTCGGGTGTGAAAGTAGAGGGGATCGATAATCTGCTGGTTCGATTGTCGAAATGCTGTAACCCGGTACCTGGTGATCAAATTGTTGGCTATATTACAAAAGGCAGAGGTGTGTCTGTTCATCGATCTGACTGTCCCAATGTACAGACGGAGGAAGCGAAACAA
This genomic interval from Virgibacillus pantothenticus contains the following:
- the secDF gene encoding protein translocase subunit SecDF, with the protein product MKNRGRIVAFFLIVLVFAGTIGTTVTGITKDINLGLDLQGGFEVLYEVEPVDEAQEVDRTTLESTVETLNDRVNRLGISEASIDIEGEDRIRVQLAGVENQSEARELLSTTAQLSFRDVNDNELLSGNDVKENSAKQDFDPNSNQPIVTLELKDAEKFGDVTSKIKDMNNPDTPYPDNLLVIWMDYKKGDSYAEEYQKDEPKFVSAPSVNQTLNTSQVMISGNFTVESAKQLANVINSGSLPVHMEEKYSTSVGAQFGEQALNKTVFAGFIGVGLIFLFMIAVYRFPGLIAAINLTIYIYLILFVFELMNGVLTLPGIAALILGVGMAVDANVITFERIKEELRSGKSIISSFKAGTKNSLSTILDANITTLIAASVLFIFGTSSVKGFATMLIVSILVSFITAVFGTRLLLSLWIKSPFLKRRLSWFAVKKADIKDIKDKQEDEPKLFNREINVVNHRKKFFWISTIMVVLGIVSLALFRLNPGIDFTSGSRIEILADTSVTTAEIENEFNDLGLEVKSIVSSGENGEMAIARFDKVLEKDTIAEVKAHFNDAYGHEPNVSVVSPIVGEELVKNAAYAVAIASVFMIIYVTIRFEFFFAITAIIALLHDAFFMIAIFSVTQIEFDITIIAAILTIVGYSINDTIVTFDRIRENLRKKKKVKSFKELAIIVNRSLVQTFIRSINTSITTLIAVLAFLFLGAESIGGFAIALTFGLVAGTYSSLFIASQLWLVWRGKMIKKKPVDFTKKKRVEGPQV
- a CDS encoding ArsB/NhaD family transporter, with protein sequence MEIIIASFIFICCYVFIMTEQINRALVTLTGGVLLLLTGIYSAERMLTEYIDWNTIALLFAMMVLIAITEKTGLFAYMAIRFAQKVRGAPIPLLIGAGVLTGIGSALLDNVTTVLIFVPIMLKITKLLKLPAFPYLLIIIFSSNIGGAATLIGDPPNIMIGQAVEHLTFSSFLIHMAPIAVILFGIMLVFVWVLFRKSLRRTSLDVKELLAMDAQAYLHRTPMLYQSITVLLLTIIGFLLHAFLYVELTTVALSGAILLLLLTEKEVAAEQIFAKIEWVTLFFFIGLFTLVGGLEEVGVIDEIARAIVVITNGDYVQTALLILWVSGLFSGIVDNIPFVAAMIPVVQEFESYGMVYLDPIWWALALGACLGGNATLIGASANVVVAGLAEGAKESISFIRFLLYGFPLVIISLIVATIYLYIRYLLPYIG
- the spoVB gene encoding stage V sporulation protein B, with amino-acid sequence MTKQTFLQGTLILILAGMITRFLGFINRIVVARLIGEEGVGLYMMALPTFFLVITLTQLGLPVAISKRIAEAEARGDKAKTKQIVIVSLVITGISSIIFSTLMILATPFVATHLLTDQRTLYPLLAISPIIPIIAISSVLRGYFQGKQNMKPQSYAQVLEQVVRISCVALFVKLLLPFGLEYAAAGAMFSIILGELVSLIYMMRQFNRKKHMKVRKNFFSYLSTSRTTLKELFSIALPSTGSRFIASISHFLEPILVAQSLAIAGVSSTLATKQYGELTGYVLPLLFLPTFITQSLSVALVPSISEAEATKSINLIHYRIHQAIRISFASGAIATIVLTLFSIPILTYMYGSANASKFIILMAPFFILLYIQAPLQAALQALDLAKAAMWNSLIGAFCKLTVLFLLASNPSFGIMGVALAISLSVVLITLLHLGALYKAIKFSIPVLDILKMISLLLMTWGVGELLKNIYDNMHGGLLLLIGILGVFCCIYVLFLFLLRFITKEELKQIPFLQKWF
- a CDS encoding TIGR04086 family membrane protein, coding for MRSKQWVALLYGWIIVLGLMMVASFVLALLLRFTTFNEPALSWVTFVIGLISLFLGGLAAGIKGKAKGWMIGIFTGAGFTLFVLSVQYLGYQQGFSLEQSLHHAGYMAAALFGGAVGVNIAGEEASDK
- a CDS encoding LapA family protein, which produces MKGQTYVIFAIIFVIIVAVFAVTNVETVEVNYLFWSAESPLILVILFSVLMGGLITATVGLIKMYRMQREMKRLEAENFNLMNKLEEEDIPYHQVENETVSMIEEEKQ
- a CDS encoding post-transcriptional regulator gives rise to the protein MEIVQTVSEWKEMVTPALQSKAEEFHLMGYAEATAEDVWKCLMQKVWKGDPEKRIYEVVQDIFQLTTVTYISYLTVNAYQNDDLFASIAAVTNAEQ
- the recJ gene encoding single-stranded-DNA-specific exonuclease RecJ; its protein translation is MLLSKANWKFIGKEKVNFKWDDSSQVSPIIEELLLQRGITTKQAVSKFLKPDLNDLHSPDNLLSIDKAVKRVQKAIQQGEKALVFGDYDADGVTATTVMIKALQELGAQCDYYIPNRFTEGYGPNEAAFRQAHREGYTLIITVDTGIAAVEEAKVAKELDIDLIITDHHEVQKELPDCYAIIHPKCSPDYLFQELAGVGVAFKFAQALLGYVPKHLLSFVAIGTVADLVPLLDENRILVYYGLKELANTTHHGLKALKQTANIDGIVTEEDIGFVIGPRLNAVGRLQSADMAVELMLTEDPEEAKTIAEEMEVLNRERQQLVQQIVEEAEQMLANEAEQGVIVVAKEGWNEGVLGIVASKLVRKWDKPAIVLSIKADQGIAKGSARSIPAFDLFQNCMKVSHLFQQFGGHSQAAGMTLEIAQVKPLYQALNEQIMQQLSEEDYKQELSVNSTLPVSQVTLSLIEAIQQLAPFGMHNPKPLFHIKAVPEQPRQIGSMKNHLKLQFKADDKQLDAIGFGIGELYHYLTPRTPINIVGELTINEWNGNRKPQFMIQDMSIDEWQLFDHRGKRQTNLELFVHASPLIYSVGDEQRAQSLGVPHQTYEDDWSSIGELDTLFIFTMPSCLNDLEEVLKQTKPKNIHVCYYVEDSTYLRAFPTRDDFKWMYGFLQQQKVVSLDKELPAFSHTKGWSKEKLLFIIHVFYELRFIHIEGRKIQLVNNPLKRDLQDSKTYQKRMQQAEIERKLYYSNYEQLKNYFTNCMEHLGRPKEELSYGL